One Fontisphaera persica DNA window includes the following coding sequences:
- a CDS encoding terminase large subunit domain-containing protein has translation MIEREQFLEGALRAGCPEDQMRNFVAARVYLQPRQLAASAAARACDLAAGPTAVGYGGARGGGKSHWLLAQMGVDDCQRVPGLKCLLLRKVGKANVEHFEDLRQKLFGRLKHEFSAHRGLLTFRNGSRIVAGHFQAEKDIDAYLGLEYDVIGIEEATTLTHRKHSDIATCCRTSKPDWRPRIYSTSNPGGIGHAWYRKLFIEPYLALQRSGPSTINSQPSTIFVPARVDDNQYNNPEYRKILEGLSGWQKQAWLDGNWDIAAGQFFTTFRRDVHVVEDFDDRRAVEWFAALDYGFTHYTVCLLGCRDADGNVFIVDEHAERLWLPQRHAAAIKAMLARHGVSLAPTGGEGRGEGARCHQPSTLNHQPARVLARFVAGADVFSKQSDGSTVAAQYARLGITLRVANTDRVNGWAELLHRLGDIEAGIAPSLFIHRRCGRLVETMPALQHDPNRPEDVLKVDADEDGNGGDDCADALRYAVASKGRQITIRKLCGL, from the coding sequence ATGATCGAGCGTGAGCAATTCCTGGAGGGGGCCCTGCGGGCAGGGTGCCCGGAAGATCAGATGCGCAACTTCGTGGCGGCGCGGGTGTATTTGCAGCCGCGGCAGTTGGCGGCGAGCGCGGCAGCGCGAGCGTGCGACCTGGCCGCCGGGCCGACGGCAGTCGGCTACGGCGGGGCCAGGGGCGGCGGCAAGAGCCACTGGCTCTTGGCGCAGATGGGGGTGGACGACTGCCAGCGGGTGCCGGGGCTGAAATGCCTGCTGCTGCGGAAAGTTGGCAAAGCCAACGTGGAGCATTTCGAGGATCTCAGGCAAAAGCTGTTCGGTCGGCTGAAGCATGAGTTTTCCGCCCACCGTGGCCTGCTGACGTTTCGCAATGGCTCGAGGATCGTGGCGGGCCACTTCCAAGCTGAAAAGGACATTGATGCCTACCTGGGGCTGGAATACGACGTGATCGGCATCGAAGAGGCCACCACTCTGACGCACCGGAAGCACTCGGACATTGCGACGTGCTGCCGGACCAGCAAGCCGGACTGGCGCCCTCGGATTTACTCCACGTCGAATCCGGGCGGGATTGGTCATGCCTGGTATCGGAAACTCTTCATTGAACCATACCTCGCTCTCCAACGCTCCGGTCCATCAACTATCAACTCTCAACCCTCAACTATCTTCGTGCCGGCGCGGGTGGATGACAACCAATACAACAACCCGGAGTATCGGAAGATTCTGGAGGGCCTGTCCGGGTGGCAGAAGCAGGCGTGGCTGGACGGCAACTGGGACATTGCCGCCGGTCAGTTCTTCACCACCTTCCGGCGTGACGTGCATGTGGTCGAGGACTTCGACGACCGCCGGGCGGTCGAGTGGTTTGCGGCGCTGGATTACGGGTTCACGCACTACACGGTCTGCCTGCTGGGGTGCCGGGATGCTGACGGCAACGTGTTCATCGTAGATGAACATGCGGAACGGCTGTGGCTGCCGCAGCGGCACGCGGCGGCGATCAAAGCGATGCTGGCGCGGCACGGCGTCTCCCTCGCCCCCACCGGGGGAGAGGGCCGGGGTGAGGGGGCGCGGTGCCATCAACCATCAACTCTCAACCATCAACCAGCGCGCGTCCTCGCGCGCTTCGTGGCGGGTGCTGACGTGTTCAGCAAGCAGAGCGACGGTTCGACCGTCGCCGCGCAGTATGCCCGGCTGGGCATCACGCTGCGGGTGGCGAACACGGACCGGGTGAACGGGTGGGCGGAGCTGTTGCACCGCCTGGGGGACATCGAGGCGGGCATTGCGCCGAGCCTGTTCATTCACCGGCGTTGCGGTCGGCTGGTGGAAACCATGCCGGCGCTCCAGCATGATCCGAATCGGCCCGAGGATGTGCTGAAGGTGGACGCGGACGAGGATGGCAACGGGGGTGACGATTGCGCCGATGCGCTGCGCTATGCGGTGGCGAGTAAGGGCCGCCAAATCACAATCCGCAAGCTCTGCGGCCTCTAA
- a CDS encoding restriction endonuclease: MTPDATQAAPSRPKWKNASDLPFGSEFSPSQVQLSVLLEFAKKHGGDWKAFEAAVKSRYFAQNPTSDYNKGKLANNTKLGMVAYGIIDRDAKLTEFGEKLYRLRDDSAKLHAELARHILLNLHGMTLVQCVQDIQAAGETVELIKLREWLDARGIHFPRGGKHPSIMRLWLEKAGVFTSGWNVDLARLKDVAGASSEELEILAALSIEQRAYLKTLANMAGPGPFASNDVEKLATATYGVHFNEKALPKQVLYPLEKAGFVTLERGTKQAGRGAKPFLVCPTEKLQKEILTPLLEQLEKQTAPNLRFLLRRSMHEILKGVTDKDKHTRGLALEALAFKLMRLLDMDYVATRLRGSATGGAEVDLVFQSARLVFSRWQVQCKNTPRVSLEDVAKEVGLIHLLKSNVIVVVSTGEIGPAARGYANKVMGDTNLCIILVNGDDLKAIAASPAAIVDVFNREAAHAMRLKKLEI, encoded by the coding sequence ATGACACCAGACGCGACCCAGGCCGCACCATCCAGGCCCAAATGGAAGAATGCAAGCGACCTGCCCTTTGGCAGCGAGTTTTCGCCCTCACAGGTTCAGCTTTCCGTTTTGCTTGAGTTCGCTAAAAAGCATGGCGGCGACTGGAAAGCCTTCGAAGCAGCGGTGAAGTCGAGGTATTTCGCTCAGAACCCCACCAGCGACTACAACAAGGGCAAACTCGCCAACAACACGAAGCTCGGCATGGTCGCTTACGGCATCATCGATCGGGATGCAAAACTGACCGAGTTTGGCGAGAAACTCTATCGTCTTCGCGATGATTCCGCCAAACTCCACGCCGAGCTTGCCCGCCACATCCTGCTGAATTTGCACGGCATGACGCTGGTCCAGTGCGTGCAGGACATCCAAGCTGCTGGGGAAACGGTAGAACTCATAAAGCTTCGCGAGTGGCTCGACGCGCGCGGCATCCATTTCCCTCGGGGCGGAAAGCATCCAAGCATTATGCGGCTCTGGCTCGAAAAGGCTGGCGTGTTCACCAGCGGATGGAATGTCGACCTTGCGCGGTTGAAGGATGTTGCCGGAGCGAGCAGTGAGGAATTGGAGATTCTCGCCGCACTGAGCATTGAGCAGAGGGCGTATCTCAAGACGCTCGCGAACATGGCCGGTCCAGGCCCGTTTGCCTCGAACGATGTCGAAAAGCTCGCGACCGCTACCTACGGCGTTCACTTCAACGAGAAGGCGCTGCCCAAGCAGGTCCTTTACCCATTGGAGAAAGCCGGTTTCGTCACCCTCGAACGCGGCACCAAGCAAGCCGGGCGCGGAGCCAAGCCTTTCTTGGTTTGCCCCACGGAGAAGCTCCAGAAGGAAATTCTCACACCGTTACTGGAGCAGTTGGAGAAACAAACTGCTCCCAACCTGCGGTTTCTGCTTCGCAGGTCCATGCACGAGATCCTAAAGGGCGTGACCGACAAGGACAAGCACACACGCGGCCTCGCCTTGGAGGCCCTGGCCTTCAAGCTCATGCGGTTGCTCGACATGGATTACGTGGCCACCCGCTTGCGCGGCTCCGCCACCGGCGGCGCTGAAGTGGACTTGGTTTTTCAGTCGGCCCGCTTGGTATTCTCCCGCTGGCAGGTCCAGTGCAAGAACACGCCCCGCGTCAGCCTAGAGGATGTCGCCAAGGAAGTCGGGCTCATCCACCTACTGAAAAGCAACGTCATCGTGGTCGTAAGCACCGGCGAAATCGGTCCTGCCGCTCGTGGCTACGCCAACAAGGTCATGGGCGACACGAATCTTTGCATAATCCTAGTCAACGGCGACGACCTCAAAGCCATCGCAGCCAGCCCCGCCGCTATTGTTGATGTTTTCAACCGAGAAGCGGCTCATGCCATGCGCCTAAAGAAACTCGAGATCTAG
- a CDS encoding phage replication initiation protein, NGO0469 family has product MSMILQCKDSGDFKPHPEGIHPAICVDVIDLGMVTTEFQGQTRIVNKLKLVFESEQRTEDGKNCTVSKNFTASLHPKAKLAEFLGKWRGRPVVPGESIDLAKLIGACCTLVISHQQNMVGKTYASIDAVSKPTKKLAPSGCYDPAAARQRIEEWKAKQNGVAAPPANTTPAPAAPAARPAPAAPAPAPKSAAVATPPANDGPNMAYDPEVGF; this is encoded by the coding sequence ATGAGTATGATCCTACAGTGCAAAGACAGCGGCGACTTCAAGCCGCACCCGGAAGGCATTCACCCGGCGATTTGTGTGGATGTGATTGACCTGGGCATGGTCACGACCGAGTTCCAGGGCCAGACCCGAATCGTCAACAAGCTGAAGCTCGTTTTCGAGTCGGAACAGAGAACGGAGGACGGGAAAAACTGCACGGTGTCGAAGAACTTCACGGCCAGCCTGCATCCGAAAGCGAAGCTGGCGGAGTTCCTCGGCAAGTGGCGCGGTCGCCCGGTGGTGCCGGGCGAGAGCATCGACCTGGCCAAGCTGATCGGGGCCTGCTGCACGCTGGTCATCAGCCATCAGCAGAACATGGTCGGCAAGACCTACGCTTCGATTGATGCGGTGTCGAAGCCGACCAAGAAGCTCGCGCCGTCCGGGTGCTATGACCCGGCTGCCGCCCGGCAGCGGATCGAGGAATGGAAGGCGAAGCAGAACGGGGTGGCAGCGCCACCTGCCAATACAACGCCTGCCCCGGCTGCGCCTGCGGCGCGTCCCGCGCCGGCTGCCCCGGCTCCGGCCCCCAAAAGCGCGGCGGTGGCGACACCGCCGGCCAACGATGGTCCCAACATGGCCTATGACCCCGAAGTCGGATTCTGA
- a CDS encoding helix-turn-helix transcriptional regulator gives MKKEKTAMATNTRLKAARVLKGLTQYQLAERVGTREIEISRIETGRARPDAERKRRIAEVLQKPAFELFDC, from the coding sequence GTGAAGAAAGAAAAGACTGCGATGGCGACAAACACACGACTGAAGGCGGCAAGGGTCCTGAAGGGGCTCACCCAGTACCAACTGGCGGAGAGGGTCGGGACACGGGAGATCGAGATTTCGCGCATCGAGACCGGGCGTGCCCGGCCGGATGCGGAGCGGAAGCGGCGGATTGCAGAGGTCCTGCAGAAGCCGGCGTTTGAGCTGTTCGATTGCTGA
- a CDS encoding 7-cyano-7-deazaguanine synthase translates to MSAATPTLALNLWDTHGGKNINLRIEDLNEKLWRDIPPQFQDLLEMAAYVYCCDQTAIRGQHEVDSFGGHWKRRFHFHVPVRVPELWNSAGAKKLLVETLEFLSDDFYDFSFYPAKDAPQVQQLFDFDRDAGPVGQMEQVMMFSGGLDSLAGAIEEICTNKHRVLLVNHRSTPKFSLKHQELQRLLAAKAGANVPSHMHVRISKDSTLGKEYTQRARSFLFAALGATVAMMVRVKRLRFYENGIVSLNLPVCAQVVGGRATRTTHPKVLDGLQKLLTLVANEPFAVENPFVWTTKGDVVKKIVQADCGPMIAYSRSCAHTWDTSNTHTHCGVCSQCIDRRFGMVAAKAEQFDPLDQYKIDIFTEARPKDEDKIMGAAYLERANQVGKLRNATQMVEKYPEVIRVLRHLGGSVNGAAERVFDLYRRHAGEVNEAVDALMDRHKTAIRERTLPGECLLRTVFESGAVTSLPAKPVVPPNGEHEGPDGEKPRYLLRKGAGIWRVVFDGKEGEIEHGRGIDLVAYLLFNPPQGGIHGTRLGAAVFGHAVVEEANMGSDSDPARRKILKEAEECRDILNDPTASETTRDEAVAKLEELAKVLNVTRSDSQGNAEKQVRAIRRAIERLIEKLREAKDRQNNPHQALRAFGEHLHKHLWVPSSRFSGTRHSRVSTETAGQFTYERPPDINWEE, encoded by the coding sequence ATGAGCGCGGCGACGCCGACGCTGGCCCTGAACCTGTGGGACACGCATGGGGGCAAGAATATCAACCTCAGGATCGAGGACTTGAATGAAAAGCTGTGGCGAGACATACCGCCGCAGTTTCAAGACCTCCTCGAAATGGCGGCCTACGTCTATTGCTGCGACCAGACCGCGATCCGGGGGCAGCATGAAGTGGACAGCTTTGGCGGGCACTGGAAGCGGCGATTTCATTTCCATGTTCCGGTCCGGGTTCCCGAGCTGTGGAACTCGGCAGGGGCGAAGAAGCTGCTGGTCGAGACGCTGGAATTTCTGTCGGATGATTTCTACGACTTCAGCTTCTACCCGGCGAAGGACGCGCCGCAAGTGCAACAGTTGTTCGACTTCGACAGAGACGCTGGGCCGGTCGGGCAGATGGAGCAGGTGATGATGTTCTCCGGCGGGCTGGATTCGCTGGCCGGGGCGATTGAGGAAATCTGCACCAACAAGCACCGGGTGCTGTTGGTGAACCACCGGTCCACGCCGAAATTCAGCCTGAAGCACCAGGAACTGCAACGGCTGCTGGCGGCGAAGGCCGGGGCGAATGTGCCCAGCCACATGCACGTGCGCATCAGCAAGGACTCGACCCTGGGCAAGGAATACACCCAGCGGGCGCGGTCGTTCCTGTTTGCGGCACTGGGGGCGACCGTGGCCATGATGGTGCGGGTGAAACGGCTGCGATTCTATGAAAACGGAATCGTGAGCCTGAACCTGCCGGTGTGCGCCCAGGTGGTGGGCGGACGCGCCACGCGAACGACACACCCCAAGGTGCTGGATGGCCTGCAAAAGCTGCTGACGCTGGTGGCCAACGAGCCGTTCGCAGTGGAGAACCCTTTCGTGTGGACCACCAAGGGCGATGTGGTGAAGAAGATCGTCCAGGCGGACTGCGGGCCGATGATTGCGTATTCGAGAAGCTGCGCGCACACGTGGGACACGAGCAACACGCACACGCATTGCGGAGTGTGTTCGCAGTGCATTGACCGGCGCTTCGGGATGGTGGCCGCGAAAGCGGAGCAGTTCGATCCGCTGGACCAATACAAGATCGACATTTTCACGGAAGCGCGCCCGAAGGATGAAGACAAGATCATGGGGGCGGCGTATCTGGAGCGGGCCAACCAGGTGGGCAAGCTGAGAAACGCCACGCAAATGGTGGAGAAATACCCGGAAGTAATCCGGGTGCTCCGTCACTTGGGTGGCAGCGTGAACGGCGCGGCGGAACGGGTGTTTGACCTCTATCGGCGCCACGCCGGGGAAGTCAACGAGGCTGTGGACGCTCTGATGGACCGGCACAAGACGGCAATTCGTGAGCGAACCCTGCCCGGCGAGTGCTTGCTTCGGACGGTGTTCGAGTCGGGGGCGGTGACTTCCTTGCCGGCGAAGCCGGTGGTGCCGCCCAATGGTGAACATGAGGGGCCGGACGGGGAAAAGCCGCGCTACCTGCTGCGCAAGGGCGCGGGCATCTGGCGGGTGGTGTTCGATGGGAAAGAAGGCGAAATCGAACACGGGCGGGGCATTGACCTGGTGGCCTACCTGCTGTTCAACCCGCCGCAGGGCGGTATCCATGGGACCCGGCTGGGCGCGGCTGTGTTTGGGCACGCGGTTGTGGAAGAGGCGAACATGGGAAGCGACAGCGACCCGGCACGGCGGAAAATCTTGAAAGAGGCTGAGGAATGCCGGGACATTCTGAATGACCCGACGGCTTCCGAGACGACCAGAGATGAGGCGGTGGCGAAGCTGGAGGAACTGGCAAAGGTCCTGAACGTGACCCGAAGTGATTCACAGGGGAACGCAGAGAAACAGGTGCGGGCCATCCGACGGGCCATCGAACGGCTGATTGAGAAGCTGCGTGAAGCCAAGGATCGGCAGAACAATCCGCACCAGGCGTTGCGAGCATTCGGCGAACACCTTCACAAACACCTTTGGGTTCCGTCCTCCCGGTTTTCGGGAACACGGCATTCCAGAGTCAGCACTGAGACAGCAGGGCAGTTCACCTATGAGCGGCCCCCGGACATAAACTGGGAAGAATAG
- a CDS encoding DNA-methyltransferase gives MSEATPNQSPPAKLFHSTKHGEIYLGDSLAVFRDQIKPGSVDLIMTSPPFGLVRKKDYGNVDSEDYVEWFKPFAAAFRSALKPSGSLVIDIGGAWIPGQPTRSLYHYELLIMLCREFKFHLAQEFFWWNPARLPTPAEWVTVRRIRVKDAINCIWWLSPTPWPKASNRRVLQPYSESMKVLLEKGYKPMMRPSGHDISDRFGTDNGAAIPPNLIALAHTESNSAYIRYCRDHGLTPHPARFPTEIPEFFIRMLTDVGDLVVDPFSGSCATGEAAEKTRRKWICADMVEDYLKGALGRFQPRKVESYSAPNPQRPNGDTAYRAFKPGLMWNGVADDEPLAPDGGAKRQSPSKRRVAEPRVNYSSEPSAKQMMLLDKAQSPKRRATAASKSAA, from the coding sequence ATGTCCGAAGCCACACCCAACCAATCCCCGCCTGCCAAGTTGTTTCACTCCACCAAGCACGGGGAGATTTACTTGGGAGATTCGCTGGCGGTCTTCCGGGATCAGATCAAACCCGGCTCGGTTGATCTCATCATGACGAGCCCCCCGTTTGGTCTCGTTCGCAAAAAGGACTACGGCAACGTGGACTCCGAGGACTATGTCGAATGGTTCAAGCCGTTCGCCGCTGCTTTTCGCTCCGCTTTAAAACCGTCTGGTTCCCTTGTCATAGACATAGGCGGCGCATGGATTCCCGGTCAACCCACACGCAGCCTCTACCATTATGAGTTGCTGATTATGCTCTGCCGCGAGTTCAAGTTTCACCTTGCACAGGAGTTTTTCTGGTGGAATCCGGCTCGGCTTCCCACTCCGGCCGAATGGGTCACCGTGCGGCGCATTCGCGTCAAGGACGCCATCAATTGCATCTGGTGGCTTTCGCCCACCCCGTGGCCAAAAGCCAGCAACCGGCGCGTCCTGCAGCCTTATTCCGAGAGCATGAAAGTCCTTCTGGAGAAAGGGTACAAGCCCATGATGCGGCCATCCGGCCACGACATCTCAGACCGCTTTGGCACTGATAACGGCGCGGCGATCCCGCCGAACCTCATTGCCCTTGCCCACACCGAAAGCAACTCGGCCTATATCCGCTATTGCCGTGACCACGGCCTAACGCCACATCCGGCACGCTTCCCAACCGAGATTCCCGAGTTCTTCATACGCATGTTGACCGATGTGGGCGACTTGGTTGTTGATCCCTTCAGCGGCAGCTGCGCCACCGGCGAGGCAGCGGAGAAAACCCGGCGCAAGTGGATTTGCGCCGACATGGTCGAGGACTACCTCAAAGGGGCTCTTGGCCGCTTTCAGCCCCGCAAGGTTGAGTCGTACTCCGCGCCGAACCCGCAAAGACCGAATGGGGACACCGCCTACCGCGCTTTCAAACCCGGCCTGATGTGGAATGGCGTTGCTGACGACGAACCCCTGGCGCCGGACGGCGGAGCGAAACGGCAGTCGCCCTCAAAGCGCCGCGTCGCCGAGCCGCGTGTCAACTACAGTTCCGAACCGTCAGCCAAACAGATGATGCTACTCGACAAGGCCCAGTCACCCAAGCGCCGCGCTACTGCCGCGTCGAAATCAGCCGCATAA
- a CDS encoding AAA family ATPase: MEIKTYDPSEQVDPAVDLGAIPLPLPDICFFEDFAANPPSPPPQVIEGILHRGCKMLLGGTSKSNKSWCLLDLALSVASGQPWWGRPCAKMAVVYINFELQPWALAQRLNALCAARPEVLADGHLGRQALALWNLRGRNADLTLLRPKLEEHLAKFDFGLIILDPAYKVLGNRDENANGEIADLMNELEALAQKTGAALVVAHHFAKGDSTAKLAIDRMSGAGAWARDPDSIMILTPHEEPDCFTVTSILRNLPQVPEFVVAWEFPLMKVASDLNPAALRRPQGRNKVCTDKEFMDAVLTSDPKSFGTIVKDAASALNMGKRSVSNYLNRLMEAGLVRSSAGVYWVQK; the protein is encoded by the coding sequence ATGGAAATCAAGACGTATGATCCCTCGGAACAGGTTGACCCGGCGGTGGACCTGGGCGCCATCCCGCTGCCGCTGCCGGACATCTGCTTCTTTGAGGACTTCGCGGCCAACCCGCCCTCGCCGCCGCCGCAAGTGATCGAAGGCATCCTGCACCGTGGGTGCAAGATGCTCCTGGGCGGGACCAGCAAGAGCAACAAGAGCTGGTGTCTGCTCGACCTGGCGCTGTCGGTCGCCAGCGGTCAGCCGTGGTGGGGCCGGCCCTGCGCCAAGATGGCGGTGGTCTATATCAACTTCGAGCTGCAGCCGTGGGCGCTGGCGCAACGGCTGAACGCGCTGTGCGCGGCCCGGCCGGAAGTCCTGGCGGACGGCCACCTCGGCCGGCAGGCGCTCGCGCTCTGGAACCTACGGGGCCGCAACGCGGACCTGACCCTGCTCCGGCCAAAGCTGGAAGAGCATCTCGCCAAGTTCGATTTCGGGCTGATCATCCTGGATCCCGCCTACAAGGTGCTGGGGAACCGGGATGAAAACGCCAACGGCGAGATTGCCGACCTGATGAACGAACTGGAGGCCCTGGCCCAGAAGACTGGGGCCGCGCTGGTGGTGGCCCACCACTTCGCCAAAGGCGACAGCACCGCCAAGCTGGCGATTGACCGGATGAGCGGGGCAGGCGCCTGGGCGCGTGACCCGGACAGCATCATGATCCTCACCCCCCACGAGGAACCGGACTGCTTCACTGTCACCAGCATCCTGCGCAACCTGCCCCAGGTGCCCGAGTTCGTGGTTGCCTGGGAGTTCCCCCTGATGAAGGTCGCCAGCGACCTGAATCCTGCGGCCCTGCGCCGGCCGCAAGGCCGGAACAAGGTCTGCACCGACAAGGAGTTCATGGATGCGGTCCTAACCAGTGACCCGAAGAGTTTCGGCACCATCGTTAAGGATGCGGCAAGTGCCCTGAACATGGGGAAAAGGTCAGTTTCCAACTACCTGAACCGCCTGATGGAAGCCGGACTCGTAAGGTCTTCTGCCGGAGTGTATTGGGTTCAGAAATGA
- a CDS encoding helix-turn-helix domain-containing protein, with protein sequence MSKAKTIHKPRQVSVGELLKPGQKYLTRAELARVLNVSVRKVDSMIAAREIPVLHFGKMVRFRLEDVERRLNKAMLTESEDYDTPNTPTA encoded by the coding sequence ATGAGCAAAGCGAAAACGATTCACAAACCCCGCCAAGTCAGCGTCGGCGAACTGCTCAAGCCTGGGCAGAAGTATCTGACACGGGCGGAACTGGCACGGGTGCTCAACGTCTCGGTGCGCAAGGTGGATTCCATGATTGCGGCCAGAGAGATCCCGGTTTTGCACTTCGGCAAGATGGTCCGGTTCCGCTTGGAGGATGTCGAGCGGCGGCTGAACAAGGCCATGCTGACTGAGAGCGAGGACTACGACACCCCCAACACTCCCACGGCATGA
- a CDS encoding RNA polymerase sigma factor, translated as MNVSDMEVQDRADMARLVKGNRAGLNGVMDRHAPAVFRLLCGMLGDERAANDLAEETFARVYRGRASFAPKEQFRTWLFTIAVNLARQQRRARACQPNVLLSEESHSKGEGLGHTLPTGAVTLDRACGRGEAVRAAVEALPEGMHEAIVLCEWEEMTVAEAASVLQNDPRALESELGAARQFLRERLDGWL; from the coding sequence ATGAACGTTTCTGACATGGAGGTTCAGGACCGCGCTGACATGGCCCGGCTGGTGAAGGGGAACCGGGCTGGGCTCAATGGCGTGATGGATCGGCATGCTCCGGCGGTGTTTCGGCTCCTATGCGGGATGCTCGGCGACGAGAGGGCGGCAAACGATCTTGCGGAGGAGACTTTTGCGCGTGTTTATCGCGGCCGCGCCAGCTTCGCTCCGAAAGAGCAGTTCAGAACCTGGCTTTTCACCATCGCGGTGAACCTGGCCCGGCAGCAACGACGTGCACGTGCCTGCCAACCGAACGTGTTGCTGAGCGAAGAATCCCATAGCAAGGGTGAAGGGTTGGGGCACACCTTGCCGACCGGCGCCGTCACTTTGGATCGCGCCTGCGGGCGCGGGGAGGCGGTGCGTGCAGCGGTGGAAGCGCTGCCCGAGGGTATGCATGAAGCCATTGTCCTGTGCGAATGGGAAGAAATGACTGTGGCAGAAGCGGCTTCCGTGTTGCAGAATGATCCGAGGGCCCTCGAGTCCGAGCTTGGAGCTGCGCGGCAGTTTCTGCGGGAGCGGCTCGATGGGTGGCTCTAA
- a CDS encoding CopG family transcriptional regulator, whose product MADDKDTTPNGQDKRATRITVTLPPDNYELLVRVARNKKVSASWVVRDAVEKYLAADMPLFTQNPT is encoded by the coding sequence ATGGCAGACGACAAAGATACAACGCCCAACGGCCAAGACAAGCGTGCTACCCGAATCACGGTGACGCTTCCCCCTGATAATTATGAACTTCTGGTGCGCGTGGCCAGAAACAAGAAAGTCTCGGCGTCATGGGTTGTGCGCGATGCGGTGGAAAAATACCTCGCTGCCGACATGCCACTCTTCACGCAGAACCCCACCTGA